The Arthrobacter burdickii genomic interval TGTCGCATCGTGGGGTTTGGCGGGCGCGGGGTTAGGAAGAAGTGACACCCTCGTAGTCCTTAATCAGGGTGACCTTCTCCGCTGACGCGGATTCCTCGTCGAAAGTGTAGGTGAGCCATTCGCGGGCCAGGCGGCGGGCCAGTTCGAGTCCGATGACGCGCTGGCCGAAGGTGAGGACCTGGGCATTGTTGCTCAGGACGGAGCGTTCCACGGAGAAACTGTCGTGTGCGGTGACGGCGCGGATGCCGGGGACCTTGTTGGCTGCAATGGCCACTCCCAGTCCGGTGCCGCACACCAGCAGTGCACGGTCGGCCTTACCCGCAGCAACGAGTTCCGCGGCCGCAATGGCGACAGACGGGTACGGGGTGTGGCTGGTGGCATCCACTCCTACGTCGGTGACCGATTCGACGAGCTCGGATGCTTCGAGATCAGCTTTGAGTGCTTCCTTGTACTCGAAGCCGGCGTCGTCAGCTCCTACGATCAGTCTCAGTTTGGTGCTCATGGGTTCTCCTTTGGTGATGCGCCGTGGGTGAGCGTTGCGTGGACTGCGTTGATGATCAGCGCCATGGACACAGCCCCGGCGTCCGGTGTGCCCAGGCTCTTCTCCGCATGCGGACGGGCCCGTCCCATGAGGGGCACCAGCTGGGCGGTGTTGTCGGCGGCCTGCTGGGCGATGACTGCGGCAGCGCCCCAGGCTTGAGTGATGGACTGCTGTGTCCCTGCCTCGGCTGTCAGTGCGTCTCCGAAGGGGACGAGGACGTCGATCAGGGTTTTGTCTCCTGGTTTCGCTTTCCCGAATCGCATGATGGCAGCTGCAGCATTGACAACTCCGGTAGCCACGGCATTGGCATTCGGTTTCACGGCATTCCCGACAGCGTCCCCTACCGCACGTAGCGCCAACCCCCAGAGGGCGCCGGATGTCCCGCCGGCCTTGTCTGCCCACGCGTCGGCCGCCATGTGCAGCGTCGTCCCGGCTCCTGCCCCGCGTGCCACAGCGTCTGTTGCTGCGATGACAGCAGCACGGACACCGCGTTCCATGCCGATGCCGTGGTCACCGTCACCGGCGACTGCATCGATCCTTCCCAGCTCATCGGCATTGGTGATCACCACGGCTTCGGCCGCGGTCAGTGCAGCCAATATGTGGGGGGCTGCAGCCTGGGATTCGGGTGTGGTGTCCGGGATGTCCAACTCGGTTGCCGGGCTGAGCGAGGAGTGTTCGGGGGAGAGGACAGCAGCTGTAACAGATCCCCTACGGAAAGCCGGTGCATCGCAGGGCGCTGCCCAGAGCGCCTCGAGTTCCTCGTCGACCCAGAACAGGGTCAGGGACGTGCCTGCCATGTCGAAGCTGGTGACCAGTTCTCCCACCTGCGGGTCCACGACCTGCAGTCCTGCCCTGTCGAGGAGCTGGGCGACCCGGCGGTAGACGACGAAGAGCTCTTCGTACTTGACGCTGCCCAGACCGTTGAGGATGGGGACCACCCGCACAGGGGTAGGCGACGATTTGAGGTCGATTCCTGCAGGTACTTCCGCAAGGAGTTTCTCCACCATCAACTCGGCCAGCTCGTCGGCAGTTGGGATATCGGTCTCGTCGATGCCCGGCTCGCCATGGATTCCCATGCCCACTGCCATCCGTCCCTCCGGGACGGTGAACAGTGGCGTGTCGGCGCCGGGAAGGGTGCACCCGGTGAAGGCGACACCGAAGGAACGGGTCCGATGATTGGCGCGCTCACCGATCTCCGTCACTGCGTCCAGGGAGTAACCCGCCTCCGCCGCCGCAGCGGCCACTTTGAACACCGTGAGGTCACCGGCAATACCCCGACGTTTGCTGTGTTCGGCCACGGGTGCGGAGGAGATGTCATCCGTGACAGCAACGCTCCGGCAATCGATGCCTTCCGCGCGGAGCCGTTCCTGGGCCTGGTTGAAGTGCAGTACGTCGCCAGCGTAGTTACCGTAGCCAAGCAGTACACCCCTGCCATTGTTGGCGGCTTTGGCGACGGTGTAGATCTGCTGAGAGGAGGGCGACGCGAAAAGGTTACCCATCGCTGCTCCGTGGGCCAGCCCCTGTCCCACCAGGCCGGCAAAGGCGGGGTAGTGCCCGGACCCGCCGCCGATCACCAGCGCGACAGTGTCCGGCGTACTTTCGGTATTGCGAGCCACTCCGCCCGAGACTCGTCTGACCCAGTGGGAATGGGAGGCGGCAAAGCCCTCAATCATTTCATCAGCGAAGGCTGCGGGATCGTTGAACAAGCGGGTCATTGGGCGGTTCCTAAACCTATCCTGGAAGTTCTCATTCGTATGGACGTGCACTGACCTCTGGTCTTCGAGGTCCATGCAGCAGGGGGACGGCTGGGCGCGCTTGCCGTGCCGGCACGATTCAGTGCCTCGGCAGTCGGGCGAACAGTCCCAGGGGGTGCTCAAGACGCCGGTCAGTGCTGGAAGAGCGATATGCGGGACCCATCGCGGCGACGAGCGGCACGAGCCACCCTGCTGCTTGTCCGATGGCGAATTTCTCGACCAGCGGTTGCTTGGCTTTGGTGTCCACACTGACTCCCTGGAGTGGTCCTCCGCAGTCGCCATCATTGGCGACTGCGGGTTGCCTGCGGATTACCTGCGGCCGAGGGTATGAAACACGTTGCAGCAGGGAAGGTACGTGATGTTGATCCTAGAAGCATGCCTCCCATTGGTCAACCGGTTGACTGCATAAGTTTGTCGGGTCCCGTTCTGTTGCAGGTGATTGTTAGGCTTGGCACGTGGCCACAACTCCCGCTCACTCGCTGACCAAGATCAGCGAAGCCCTCGGCTCAGTCAGCCAAGGTTCCGCGGTTACTGAGGTGGCCGAGCGACTGCTGGCTTACTTCACGAGCGGCGAGATTGATCCTGGAACGCGGCTCCCGGCGGAACGACAACTGGCTGCATCTTTAGGCGTAGGCCGCTCAGCTGTGCGAGAGGCCCTTGCTGCCCTGGAAATACTCGGGATTGTTGTGGTTCGGCCTGGTTCTGGAACATACCTCCGTGATGGCATCTCGGAACTGCTGCCCCGCACCCTGAGCTGGGGCATGATGCTGGGAGCACCCCGCACCCGCGAACTGGTAGAACTACGAAACGGTCTCGAGATGCAAGCAGTCCAGCTTGCAGTAGAAAGAATCGATGAGGAAGCACTAGCGCGGATGTCCGGCTATCTCGATGTCATGACCAAGAACGTCAGTAATTTCCCTGTGTTCATTGAAGCCGATGCAGCTTTTCACCGTGAGATCGCCGAGGGTTCGGGGAATCAAGTACTACAGGAACTCCTGCAGAGCATTCGTTCCCTGCTGCGCATTTGGGTGGACCGCGCCCTCACTGACGAAGCGCACTCCGCAGCAGCACTCGCGGAGCACACGGCGATCTACGAAGCCCTCACGTCTCGAGACGCAGCAGCGGCCACCGAAACGATGCAGTCTCACATGGACACCGCTTCTCGACGTCTGCTCACCGAATTCACTGCCTCACAGTAAGCACCGTCTCGTTTGAACGATGCACCTCTGGCAGTCCTTTCGATCATCGTCGACCAGCGATGTCGGCGTGTGGGGATTCTGTCGATGGTCGTCAGCTCTCATCGGCGAAGACGACGCCCTTGTGGAGCACGAAGCACCCCCATGGGTCCGGGTCGAGCACATGCACGACGGCGAACGCGCTACGTGCCCGCTCGTAGAATTCCAGCCGGGGAATCACTCCCCATTCAAGCGGTCGTGGATGGGACGCCCGCGCGATCTCGAGTACAGCGTCCTGCTCCGGGGTCGTCTTGGTGATGTCTCCGTCGACCTCCATCCGCTCAAGTGGCGTCTCGAGGAAGGTGTCGAGCGGGAAGACATTCAGCACGGCGCCAATGACCCGCGACATCGATGCCTCCCCGAGGTGGACAACGGGGAGGCCCGTCGCGGCAGCGGGATAGTTGCGGTCGACGACCAGCAGCTGGTCTCCGTGACCCATGTCGTCGAGGAGGTGCAGCAGTGCACCCCCCAGGAGGGGGTCGATGCCTTTAAGCATTGGTTCTCCTAGTGTTGAGGGTGCGGTGCGATCTCGAGATCGATGGCACGCCATGTTCCGGGTTCCAGTGGGAGCAATATCTCGTGTCCGTCCACGTCGATGAGGACGTGATCGGCAGTATCGCCAAGACGTGCGATGAGCAGGCGGGCACCGCCTGTGGTGCGCACCCCCAATACCCAGGTGTGCGCGTCGTCCGGGCTGGTCTCGGCAGGAACAAGAAGCGGAGCACCACCCATGGCGTGCACTGCGGCGACGGCATCGCGGACAGGATAGGGTGTGCCGTCGTCCGCCACGAGGCCGCGCGGCCCCCGCTCCTCAAACCACGTCACGCTCGCCACCCCGCCCTCAGCCAGCGCAGCGGCGCTTGCGATGACCCAAGCGGCCAACTGCGGTTCGGACTGCCGGGCATCGACTGTATCGGGGTCAAGGGACTGTCCGTGACTGTGACCCGGACGGGGGGTTGTGAGGACGGCATTGAAGCGAGGGCGGAGGGTGACAGGGCCGACGTGCAGCGGCGCGCCTCCGATGATCTTCGTCGCGTCGGCTGCAACACGACGCTGCATGCCGATGCACTCCTCGAGCTGGAATGTGTCGCGGGCATGCATTTGAGGGGTGAGGCTGATAGCCCAGGACGGGAATGCAGGTAGGCGTGCGTGTGTCCGGTTGAGCTCGGTGAAGTGCGAGCGGGCTCCGCCGACCAGTTCCGTCTCGAACCCCAGGTCTCCCACAGCACCGACAAGGGCTTCCCAAAGCTCGGGCTCGGTGACATGGGTTTCGGAGGAGAAGACGGCCAGCCGGAGAGGAAGGAGTGGCGCGGCCAGCGCGACGAGTTCGGCGACTCGGGCAGGTGCGTCAACGACGAGGCGGATGTCGAGCGGTAGGCCGGCTGCCGCAGCACGGGTAAGCGTGGCGGCGGGATCCGGATCGTCTCCTTTGAGCTCGACCAGAATGACGTCGGCGGGCGGCAGTCCGTGCTGCACGCTTGTTGTCGGTGGTGGAGCGCCGACGCCGATCTGTGGTGCGGGGCGACCTGCGTCGATCAGACGAATGAGGGTTCCTTGCGCAGCTGGCGCCTGTGGCGATGTTGCGGCGGCGGGCACTGCTGTGAGCTCGATCTGTTGGATCGTCGTCTCACCCGCTTCGACTCGGTATGGGAAGGGAAGCGCGAGAGGCCGCGAGTACGTTTTGAAGGATGCGTCGGTCCAGTTGCGCTGGTCCTCCATCTCGAATGTGTCGCCGATGAACTGGGCCTTCAGGTCGAGTCCATCCACAGACCATTCGAGTGCTGCGATGTTGAGGGCGGGCTGGTGGGGGCTGATCCGGTCGGGAAACTGCGTTCTCTCGCTTGAACCGTCGGTGTGTACAACGCGGAACGGGGAGCCCGCGACCTGCGGTGGGTGCAGGACGACGAGTCCCGTGCGGTTTGTGTCGAAGGAGCGGGTCGCCGTCAGCGTGAAGGTGATCGTGAGACGGTCGCCGTCGGTGTGCAGGTGCAGGTCGGCGTCAGCGGCGATGCCTTGTCCGTCGTACCGCAGCCGGAAGGTTGTGGTGCCAGCAGTTTCGTCGCCGGCGTCACTTCCACCGTCACCATGAGTGAGTGACAGCACCGAGACCGGGACCGTGCCCCAGTCCCGGTCCCGGGATACGGCGCGGATCGAGCGCAACACGAGGACGCCGTCGTATCGCAGGTCGGCGATTTCGTCACCCCGCAGCTCGGCCTTCCAGGGTCCCCGGGTCCAAGGGGTTCCCCGGTGGGGACCCCACGTTGTGAAGTCCACGGCTCAGAGCGTCGTCATACCGCCATCGACGCGGAACTCCGCGCCGGTGGCGAAGGCTCCGTCATCGGATGCAAGGAAGACCATTGCACCCTCGACGTCACGGGGACTGCCGGCCCGACCAAGTGGAATACGGCTGACGATAGCGGCTCGCGATGCCGGATCGTCACTGATTGCCGAAACAAGAGTGGTCTCGGTGTAGCCCGGGACGACCGTGTTCACGCGGATGTTCTCCCGGGCGTACGCCCCGGCCACGGCACGGGCGAGACCATGCATGCCCGCCTTCGACGAGCTGTAGGCCGTGAAATCGGCGCCCTCGCCATTGAGTGCTGTCGGGCTGCCGGTGAGGATTACAGAGCCTCCGCGGCCGTGGGCGCGCAGGGCACGTACACCGTGCTTGATGGTCAAAAACGTTCCGGTGAGGTTGACGTCCACGGTTTGACGCCACGTTGCGAGGTCCAGGTCAGCAATCGGCGCATCGCGACCGAAGAGCTGCACGCCGGCGTTGGCCACGACGATGTCGAGCTCCCATCCCGCCTCTGACAAGCGGGCGTAGCCGGCTTCGACGCTTGGCTCGTCAGAGATGTCCATCGTGACGGCCAGCGCTCCTGGGCCCCGCGCAGCTCGCTGGGCTCCCTCCGCGTCACGGTCGGCGTAGACCACTCGCGCGCCTTCAGCGATGAACCGGTCGGCGATCGCCTTCCCGATACCCGTGGCCGCCCCGGTCACCAGTGCGGTCTTGCCCGAAAGGCGTGCGTCCATGCGACGTTTCTCCTTAGAACTGCGAACGAAGCTGAGAAATAAATTGGTCAACCGGTTGACACGATACAGCCCTTTATGGCAGCGTGTCGAGCGTCACTGAAGGTCGGTTCGCCGCCGCCCTGAGGTCAGGGTTAATCGGCCTTACAACACCTGTCCACAGTTCAATAACGTATCTGGAGCGACAACGATGTCCCGATCTCCTCGATGGCCCTTACGTCCCTGGATGGCCTTGGCCGCCCTGGTTGTCATCGTATTCGTCGCTGCTGTCTTCAATGTCAAAGTTGTGAGCACCGCAGACGCCGATGCTGCTGCGACTGAGGGGCAGTTGGATCCCGCCAGCTATGCTGCGGACCAATTTGGAACCATCACCGACACCATCGAAGCCGAGGCCGTCCCTCTGCCCGACCTTCTGACGCAGCTGGCCGGAGGTGCCGACGAGTCCGAGTTCGGCAACACCTCGGGTGCGAGTAGCGCGTTCGCATTCCCCGTTACTTTCACCGGCGTAGCCGGAGCGGCTACGCCACCGGTCATGCCTGTAACCGTTGAAGGCATCCCGCCGGAGACAACAGTGCAGGTGCAGGTTGGGCCGGCACTGAACGGCACGGCCCTGCGCGACGTGACCGGTGAAATCTCCTTCAACGAATTCACCAACCAACTCGAGTACCAGGACGTCGCGACGCAACTCAATGACCTCGTGCGCGCCGAGGTGCTCACCGATTTTGACGCCGTGGCCGCTCAGGGCAAGACGATCACGGTCACTGGAGCATTCCTCCGAGTAAATCCCCAACTGGTGTCCGTCGTGCCGATCTCGATCGAGGTCACCCAGTGACGGCTGCCGACGCCACCGGCGCCGGCGTCCCCGGCGATGTCGTGATGCGCGCTGTCGGCATCACCAAGACCTACGGGGCGACCCAAGCGCTCAAAGGCGTGGACTTCGAGATCCGCCGGGGCTCCGTTACCGTGCTGTTCGGAGAGAACGGGGCGGGTAAGTCCACTCTCATGAAGATCCTCAGCGGTGTCGAGCTCCCTACCTCCGGAAGCCTTGAGCTCGACGGCGAGCCCCTGCAGTTGCGTAACACCGTCGAGGCGGTCGACAAAGGGATCGCGATCATCCACCAGGAGCTGAGCCTTGCTCCAAACCTCAGCATCCAGGACAACATCTTCATGGGCCGCGAGATGGCCCGCGGCGGCCTCTTCATTGACCGTCGAACTCAGTCCACCCTCGCTACGGAGTTGCTCGAACGACTCCAGGAACCACTCGACCCGCACACTCTCGTCGCGGATCTGCGTCTCGGCCAGCAGCAGGTCGTCGAGATCGCCCGCGCACTCGCCGGCGATGCCCGCGTCCTGATCATGGACGAGCCGACCTCGGCCCTCAGCGGCAGCGAGGTGGAGGTGCTCTTCGGAGTCATCCGCGACCTGACATCGCGCGGCGTCGCCATCGTCTACATCTCGCACCACCTCGAGGAGGCGCTGGAACTCGCCGACCATGCCGTCGTTTTCCGGGACGGGGCACTCGTCGCCCGCGGTGACCGCCACGATATCGACATCAACTGGGTCATCTCGAACATGGTCGGCCGCAACGCCGAGGGCCTGAACCCTGACCTACTCGACACCTTCGGCGAACCCGTACTTGAAATCGACGGCGTGAGCGTCGCTGACCCGACGAACCCGTCCCGTCTCAGCGTTGACCACCTCGACCTCACGGTGCGGACCGGTGAAATCGTGTGCCTCTACGGCCTGATGGGTGCCGGTCGCACCGAACTGCTCGAGGCGGTCGCCGGGCGCCTCACTATCCGCACCGGCGACGTCCGCCTGAAGGGCGACTCCGTGAAAGGCCTCGACGTCCGGCAGCGCATCAGCCGAGGCCTGGCGCTCGTGCCCGAGGACCGCCAGCGAGATGGCCTCGTCCAGACCATGTCGGTCGGCCAGA includes:
- a CDS encoding ribose-5-phosphate isomerase, giving the protein MSTKLRLIVGADDAGFEYKEALKADLEASELVESVTDVGVDATSHTPYPSVAIAAAELVAAGKADRALLVCGTGLGVAIAANKVPGIRAVTAHDSFSVERSVLSNNAQVLTFGQRVIGLELARRLAREWLTYTFDEESASAEKVTLIKDYEGVTSS
- a CDS encoding dihydroxyacetone kinase family protein; amino-acid sequence: MTRLFNDPAAFADEMIEGFAASHSHWVRRVSGGVARNTESTPDTVALVIGGGSGHYPAFAGLVGQGLAHGAAMGNLFASPSSQQIYTVAKAANNGRGVLLGYGNYAGDVLHFNQAQERLRAEGIDCRSVAVTDDISSAPVAEHSKRRGIAGDLTVFKVAAAAAEAGYSLDAVTEIGERANHRTRSFGVAFTGCTLPGADTPLFTVPEGRMAVGMGIHGEPGIDETDIPTADELAELMVEKLLAEVPAGIDLKSSPTPVRVVPILNGLGSVKYEELFVVYRRVAQLLDRAGLQVVDPQVGELVTSFDMAGTSLTLFWVDEELEALWAAPCDAPAFRRGSVTAAVLSPEHSSLSPATELDIPDTTPESQAAAPHILAALTAAEAVVITNADELGRIDAVAGDGDHGIGMERGVRAAVIAATDAVARGAGAGTTLHMAADAWADKAGGTSGALWGLALRAVGDAVGNAVKPNANAVATGVVNAAAAIMRFGKAKPGDKTLIDVLVPFGDALTAEAGTQQSITQAWGAAAVIAQQAADNTAQLVPLMGRARPHAEKSLGTPDAGAVSMALIINAVHATLTHGASPKENP
- a CDS encoding FadR/GntR family transcriptional regulator translates to MATTPAHSLTKISEALGSVSQGSAVTEVAERLLAYFTSGEIDPGTRLPAERQLAASLGVGRSAVREALAALEILGIVVVRPGSGTYLRDGISELLPRTLSWGMMLGAPRTRELVELRNGLEMQAVQLAVERIDEEALARMSGYLDVMTKNVSNFPVFIEADAAFHREIAEGSGNQVLQELLQSIRSLLRIWVDRALTDEAHSAAALAEHTAIYEALTSRDAAAATETMQSHMDTASRRLLTEFTASQ
- a CDS encoding RbsD/FucU family protein, with the protein product MLKGIDPLLGGALLHLLDDMGHGDQLLVVDRNYPAAATGLPVVHLGEASMSRVIGAVLNVFPLDTFLETPLERMEVDGDITKTTPEQDAVLEIARASHPRPLEWGVIPRLEFYERARSAFAVVHVLDPDPWGCFVLHKGVVFADES
- a CDS encoding SDR family NAD(P)-dependent oxidoreductase: MDARLSGKTALVTGAATGIGKAIADRFIAEGARVVYADRDAEGAQRAARGPGALAVTMDISDEPSVEAGYARLSEAGWELDIVVANAGVQLFGRDAPIADLDLATWRQTVDVNLTGTFLTIKHGVRALRAHGRGGSVILTGSPTALNGEGADFTAYSSSKAGMHGLARAVAGAYARENIRVNTVVPGYTETTLVSAISDDPASRAAIVSRIPLGRAGSPRDVEGAMVFLASDDGAFATGAEFRVDGGMTTL
- a CDS encoding DUF2291 family protein, with product MALAALVVIVFVAAVFNVKVVSTADADAAATEGQLDPASYAADQFGTITDTIEAEAVPLPDLLTQLAGGADESEFGNTSGASSAFAFPVTFTGVAGAATPPVMPVTVEGIPPETTVQVQVGPALNGTALRDVTGEISFNEFTNQLEYQDVATQLNDLVRAEVLTDFDAVAAQGKTITVTGAFLRVNPQLVSVVPISIEVTQ
- a CDS encoding sugar ABC transporter ATP-binding protein, with the protein product MTAADATGAGVPGDVVMRAVGITKTYGATQALKGVDFEIRRGSVTVLFGENGAGKSTLMKILSGVELPTSGSLELDGEPLQLRNTVEAVDKGIAIIHQELSLAPNLSIQDNIFMGREMARGGLFIDRRTQSTLATELLERLQEPLDPHTLVADLRLGQQQVVEIARALAGDARVLIMDEPTSALSGSEVEVLFGVIRDLTSRGVAIVYISHHLEEALELADHAVVFRDGALVARGDRHDIDINWVISNMVGRNAEGLNPDLLDTFGEPVLEIDGVSVADPTNPSRLSVDHLDLTVRTGEIVCLYGLMGAGRTELLEAVAGRLTIRTGDVRLKGDSVKGLDVRQRISRGLALVPEDRQRDGLVQTMSVGQNMSLASLLDFVKGGFLRRGPEKRSIEDGVRDVQVKTAGPSASITSLSGGNQQKVVIGKVLMTQPDVLLLDEPTRGIDVGAKAEIFALMAREARRGLGVLFATSEIGEALGAANRIVVMSKGRIVREFDPRTANRDDVMVASGEAHQDREEEAAQR